A region of the Thermoanaerobaculia bacterium genome:
ACGGGGGCGCCGATTCCTCGAGACGCAGCCGATAACGGCGGCGGCCCGGTTCGCGGTCCTCGGAGATGACGGGCGGATCGGGGCGAAGGCGGACGTGCGGGGCGGCGACGGGGTCGCCGGTTCTTCGGAATTTCTTTCGGTAAACGACCTTGCGAGCGATACCAAACCTCCTGAAAATCGCATTCTCCACTGAACACGGACATTTGGAAAGGGGAAAATCGGCGGCAGACGGGTTATTTCCTTCCCGCCGCTCGACGAGCTCTCCCGGGATCGAGGCGGCGAAGTCCCGGGACGGACGGCCGGGCGCGCGGAAATGGCCGCGGGCGGGGAGTGCCGGAGCGTCGCGACGAGGCGCCGCCCGGGGGCGTGCTTTCCGGAATAGGCGGCTTTCCCGATCTGTTTTCCTCGATGTTCCGCGACAATGCGCGGGATGGGGCAGACAACGTCGTCTCCCGGGAAAAGGATTTTTTTGGCATGAAGCTGTATGTGGGCAACCTCTCGTACGACACCTCCGAGGACGAGCTGCGCGACGCATTCGCCGCGTATGGCGACGTCGCTTCGGCGAAGATCATCACGGACCGCGACACCGGCCGCTCCAAGGGCTTCGGTTTCGTCGAGTTCAACGACGACGACTCCGCGCGCAAGGCAATGTCGGCCATGAACGGCGCCGACCTCCGCGGGCGCGCGTTGACGGTCAACGAGGCCCGTCCGCAGGCGGAACGGCCGCGCGGCGGAATGGGCGGAGGACGCGAGAAATCGGGATCGGGGTCGGGATACCGGGGCGGGAACCGGTACTGATCTTCCGTCAAGGATGATGAAAGAGGGCGGGAGCGATCCCGCCCTCTTTTTTTGGCGGTCGCCGGACGCGAGCGGAGCTCCGGAGCCGCGGCCGAGGATGCGCGCACCCGCTCGATGAATGGTCCCCGCGCGTGGTCCCTACAGCCGGCGGGCGCCCAGGAGAACCACGTCCCGTTCGCGCGGCCGGCGGCCCTCCGCCTTCCAACGGACCACCATGTCCATGAACGCCCCGGAAACCGTGTCGCGGTCGACGAGGCGGGCGGCGCGCTGGAGCTGCTTTTCTTCCTCCCCGCCGCGGTTGCCCTCCATGCTTCCCAGGCCTTCCGAGGCGATCAGAACGAGGTCTCCACTCCCGAGCGGGACGGTCGCGCAGGCCACCGCGCTCCTCTGTTCCGACGGAAACGGGACGAGCCTTCCTTTGGAGAAGACCGAGGGGAGCGGGGCACCCGCCGCGCAGAGCGTCGCCTGCGCCGCGTCGAGGCGGGCGGCGGCGAGCCGGGCGACGCGTCCCGCGAGCGGGGCCAGGAGCGCCTCGAGGGGTTCCCGGGCCCCACGCGCCCGAAACTCGCCCATCGCGCCGAGGAGATCGGCGAGCCCTTCGTCGGGAGAACGAGGATCCTCGGCGATGAAAAGGGTCAGCGCTCCGCCGTGCGCGATCGCGTCGAACCCCAGCAGGCCGGTGGCCTCGGCGCGCCAGCGCAGCGGGGCGGAGTCGAAGCCGGGAGCCGCGGGCCATTCGGCGGGAAAGAGAAGCGGGCGGATTCCGCGGAGGACCGACTCGCGCGCGTTCGCCGCCGCCTCGGCCATCGCCGCCCGATGCTGGCGGGAGCTCTCGACCGCGAGTGCGGCGTGCTCGGCGACCGCCGTCAGGAACTCCTCGTCCTCGGGCGTGAACGCGCCGCGGCGCTTGTTGAGGACCTCGATCACCCCCGCGATCTCGCCCGACGGCGCCTTCATCGGGACGGCGAGGAGCGAAACGGTGCGGAAGCCGGAGGTCGAGTCGGGACCCCGGTCGTGCCGGGGATCCGCCGCCGCGTCGAGGGTCATGATCGGCCTTCCTTCCGCGGCGCAGGCGCCGGCGATCCCCTGCCCCCACGGAACCCGGATCGGGTTGACCGCGCCCCCTTCGAGGATCTGCGACACGAGATCGCGGGTCTCCGGTTCGACGAGGAAGATCGTGCCGCGTTCCGCATCGGTCTCCTGGGTCGCGGTCCGCAGGATGATCTGGAGGATCTCGGTCGGATCGAACGTCGCGGCGAGAGCCTTGTTCGCCTCGAGCATCACCATCAGCTTGACGCTCTTCGCGCGCGCGACGGAGACCTCGCGCAGAACGCTGTCGAGATAGGCGCCCTCGTATCTCTCGATCTCGGCCGCGACCTCCTCCGCCGAAGCGAAGCGCGCCTCGGGATCCTTCGCGATCAGCCGATCGATCATCGCCGCGAGCGGCGGCGGGAAGTCGGGACGCAGCGAGGTGACGTCCGGCGCCTTTTCGTCGAGGACCTTCCGGACGAGCGCCGTCGTCTCCGGATGGTCGAACGGCACCTGGCCCGTGAACATCTCGAAGAGGAGGACGCCGAGAGCGTAGATGTCGGTGCGGACATCGGGCGCGGCTCCGCGCAGGAGCTCGGGCGCGAGGAACTGCGGCGTGCCGGGGACCGTCCCCGACTTCTCCGTCCAGGACTGCCCCCGGTCGATCGCGATTCCGAAATCCATCAGCCGCGGCCGGCCATCCTCGTCCACGATCACGTTTTCCGGTTTGAGGTCGCGGTGGAGGACCCCGATCCGGTGGGCGGCGGCGAGCCCGCGGCAGATTCCCTTCCCGATCGAGAGCCCGCGGCCGAGCGGAAGGATTCCCTCCGCTTCCTCGATGTCCTTCAGGGCCTTCCCCCGGATGTATTCCATCGAGACGTACTCGACGCCGTCGATTTCCTGCAGGTCGTAGATGCGGCAGACGTTCTCGTGCGTCACCTTGCGGGAGAGGATGATCTCGCGCCGCAGGAGCTCCCGCTTGTGCGGGGAGATCTTGTCGGGGCGCAGCCGCTTCAAGGCGATCTCGAGGTCGAGTGTCAGGTCGAGGGCGCGGTAGACGACCCCCATGCCGCCGTACCCGAGGACGGAAAGAATCCGGTACCGGGATCCCAGCATTTTTCCGGGGGCGAAGGGGAGCTCGCCCTTTCCGGCGGGGGGCTCCACCATCGGCCCGGTGGGTCGATCGCTCTGTCGGAACATCCTTGGAGACAGTGTATTCCGAATGGGACGGAGACGCGCGGCCGTGGTCCAAATGCGTGTTGACACCCAAGGAGGCCGAGCGTATTTTGGCCGCGACGTTAAATTTTGAAACAGGAGGAGTTGTGATCTCTCGGAGATTCCCGCCCTCGCGGATCCGTCCCTTCCTCGGGATCCTCGCACTGCTGCTCGCCGCTCCCGCGTTCCCCGCCGGCTTCGGCTTCTTCGAGCAGGGCGCCAAGGCCACGGCGATGGGCGGTGCTTTCGCCGCGGTCGCCGACGATCCCTCGGCGCTCTTCTACAACCCCTCCGGAATCGGGTTCCAGGACCACTTTTCGATCATGGCCGGGACCACCGTGACGACGTTCACGAAGTCGCAGTTCGAGGGGTCGAATCCGTTCCCCGGAGAGGGAGTGTCGGGCACCTTCCACAAGACCTGGTTCTTCCCGAGCCAGCTCTACGTCGTGGCCCCGATCACCTCGAACGTGAAGTTCGGCTTCGCGATCTACTCTCCGTTCGGGCTCGCCTCCCGCTGGAAGGACGCCGAGACCTGGTCCGGCCGGTTCATCTCGCAGAACGCGAACATCAAGACCTTCAGCCTCCAGCCGGTGCTCGCGATCCGCGTCGCGCCGACGTTCTCGATCTCGGGCGGCGCCGAGTACCGTCTGTCCCGCGTCGAGCTCGAGAAGAACGAAGCCGCGTACAACCCCTTCTCGCAGTCCTTCGTCGACGTCGCCCACGTCAAGCTCCAGTCCGGGACCGAACACGGATGGGGGTGGAACGCGGGTTTCCTCTGGAAGCCGTCGCCGGCGTTTTCCATCGGC
Encoded here:
- a CDS encoding RNA-binding protein: MKLYVGNLSYDTSEDELRDAFAAYGDVASAKIITDRDTGRSKGFGFVEFNDDDSARKAMSAMNGADLRGRALTVNEARPQAERPRGGMGGGREKSGSGSGYRGGNRY
- a CDS encoding protein kinase, whose protein sequence is MFRQSDRPTGPMVEPPAGKGELPFAPGKMLGSRYRILSVLGYGGMGVVYRALDLTLDLEIALKRLRPDKISPHKRELLRREIILSRKVTHENVCRIYDLQEIDGVEYVSMEYIRGKALKDIEEAEGILPLGRGLSIGKGICRGLAAAHRIGVLHRDLKPENVIVDEDGRPRLMDFGIAIDRGQSWTEKSGTVPGTPQFLAPELLRGAAPDVRTDIYALGVLLFEMFTGQVPFDHPETTALVRKVLDEKAPDVTSLRPDFPPPLAAMIDRLIAKDPEARFASAEEVAAEIERYEGAYLDSVLREVSVARAKSVKLMVMLEANKALAATFDPTEILQIILRTATQETDAERGTIFLVEPETRDLVSQILEGGAVNPIRVPWGQGIAGACAAEGRPIMTLDAAADPRHDRGPDSTSGFRTVSLLAVPMKAPSGEIAGVIEVLNKRRGAFTPEDEEFLTAVAEHAALAVESSRQHRAAMAEAAANARESVLRGIRPLLFPAEWPAAPGFDSAPLRWRAEATGLLGFDAIAHGGALTLFIAEDPRSPDEGLADLLGAMGEFRARGAREPLEALLAPLAGRVARLAAARLDAAQATLCAAGAPLPSVFSKGRLVPFPSEQRSAVACATVPLGSGDLVLIASEGLGSMEGNRGGEEEKQLQRAARLVDRDTVSGAFMDMVVRWKAEGRRPRERDVVLLGARRL
- a CDS encoding outer membrane protein transport protein translates to MISRRFPPSRIRPFLGILALLLAAPAFPAGFGFFEQGAKATAMGGAFAAVADDPSALFYNPSGIGFQDHFSIMAGTTVTTFTKSQFEGSNPFPGEGVSGTFHKTWFFPSQLYVVAPITSNVKFGFAIYSPFGLASRWKDAETWSGRFISQNANIKTFSLQPVLAIRVAPTFSISGGAEYRLSRVELEKNEAAYNPFSQSFVDVAHVKLQSGTEHGWGWNAGFLWKPSPAFSIGASYKAKMTIDYATHADFTQRFTGNPVFDAGVAASLPDRPRAEASINFPAIADIGVAWHCPGQAFTLSADAVWTEWSTYKKLDIVFPDGELPTIHRETDWKDVWSYRVGVEQKFGAWALRAGFVYDESPQPEKEAGPLLPDSIRRGYCIGFGYSGEHWGFDLADMYLPFQDRTIRNSQDAFTGSYKLTANLIGANLRLSF